One window of Flavobacteriales bacterium genomic DNA carries:
- a CDS encoding IS110 family transposase, whose product MEKVVKSDPEIEAKVNKLRTIPGCGITTVAAIVAETNGFKEFKSAKQLTSYAGYDIVHNESGTSVLSKTRISKKGNRYMRHHMHMPALSASKHIPEFKALKERIKAKTGIPMKAQVAVQRKLLILMYTLWKNDLVYEKDYH is encoded by the coding sequence ATGGAGAAAGTGGTGAAGAGCGATCCGGAAATTGAAGCCAAGGTGAACAAACTTCGCACCATTCCGGGATGCGGCATCACCACAGTGGCGGCCATAGTGGCGGAGACCAACGGGTTCAAAGAGTTCAAAAGCGCCAAGCAGCTCACCAGCTATGCTGGCTACGACATCGTACACAATGAATCGGGCACATCAGTGCTAAGCAAGACGCGTATCTCCAAGAAGGGCAACAGGTACATGCGCCACCACATGCACATGCCCGCCTTGAGCGCATCCAAGCACATTCCCGAGTTCAAAGCGTTGAAAGAGCGCATTAAGGCCAAAACGGGGATACCGATGAAGGCGCAGGTGGCCGTCCAGCGTAAACTACTGATCCTGATGTACACCCTCTGGAAAAACGACTTGGTCTATGAGAAGGACTACCACTAA
- a CDS encoding bifunctional 5,10-methylenetetrahydrofolate dehydrogenase/5,10-methenyltetrahydrofolate cyclohydrolase — MNEVETHQLLDGVRASSAIREQIKIEAVLVTRKRNRSPHLAAVLVGEDAASQTYVSSKVKSCEEVGFRSTLLRKPVDTTEVELLALVAQLNADAEVDGFIVQLPLPKHIDEERVTLAIDPSKDVDGFHPQNLGRMMLGLPGFLPATPNGIVELLKFYEIPTSGKHCVVVGRSNIVGTPMSILMSRNADPGNCTVTITHSRTQDLPSITRQADILIVAIGKPGFITADMVKKGAVVVDVGIHRVDDPSRKRGYRLSGDVNFSEVAPKCAWITPVPGGVGPMTVTSLLLNTLKAARS; from the coding sequence ATGAATGAAGTGGAAACCCATCAACTCCTCGATGGCGTGCGTGCATCGAGCGCGATCCGTGAACAGATCAAGATCGAAGCGGTCCTTGTGACGAGGAAGCGCAATAGGTCACCGCACTTAGCCGCCGTACTTGTGGGTGAGGATGCCGCCAGCCAGACCTATGTGTCCAGCAAAGTGAAGTCCTGCGAGGAAGTGGGTTTCCGGAGCACATTGCTGCGTAAGCCTGTAGACACCACCGAAGTAGAGTTGCTTGCACTGGTGGCGCAACTGAACGCGGACGCGGAAGTTGATGGCTTCATCGTGCAATTGCCACTGCCCAAGCACATTGATGAGGAGCGCGTCACCTTGGCCATCGACCCCTCGAAGGACGTCGACGGTTTCCATCCGCAGAACCTGGGCCGCATGATGCTCGGGCTCCCGGGATTCCTGCCCGCCACGCCTAACGGCATCGTGGAATTGCTGAAGTTTTACGAGATCCCCACTTCGGGCAAGCATTGCGTGGTAGTGGGGCGGAGCAACATCGTGGGCACGCCCATGAGCATCCTGATGAGCCGTAATGCCGACCCAGGCAACTGTACTGTTACCATCACCCACAGCCGTACCCAGGACCTGCCTTCCATCACCCGCCAAGCGGACATACTCATCGTGGCCATCGGTAAGCCGGGCTTCATCACGGCGGATATGGTGAAGAAGGGCGCAGTGGTGGTGGACGTAGGCATCCACCGGGTCGACGATCCATCCCGGAAACGGGGCTATCGCCTCTCCGGCGACGTGAACTTCAGTGAGGTGGCCCCAAAGTGTGCATGGATCACACCCGTCCCCGGCGGTGTAGGACCCATGACGGTGACCAGCCTTCTCCTGAACACGTTGAAGGCCGCACGCTCCTAG
- a CDS encoding DUF721 domain-containing protein — protein MKRKNDQTMKEAVDRLVDAYGLREKLDEQAVASLWDELAGGMVAKHTVAVKLRRGKLHIKVDSAPLRQELTFMREGLANTINEKLGRKVVDQVHLD, from the coding sequence ATGAAGCGCAAGAACGACCAGACCATGAAAGAGGCCGTGGACCGGCTGGTGGACGCTTACGGCCTACGGGAAAAGCTGGATGAACAGGCCGTGGCCAGCCTTTGGGACGAGCTCGCCGGGGGCATGGTGGCCAAGCACACGGTGGCCGTGAAGCTGCGCCGGGGAAAACTGCACATCAAGGTGGACAGCGCACCACTGCGGCAGGAACTCACTTTTATGCGCGAGGGCCTGGCCAACACCATCAACGAGAAGTTGGGCCGGAAAGTGGTGGACCAGGTCCACTTGGACTGA
- a CDS encoding transposase, giving the protein MKVQCVGVDIAKNDFKVAFATKGEDNKLSCTTAKKFDNAKTGFNQLVRWATSEMDKNAPLVFLMEATGVYHEKLAHHLHRAGKQVHVVLPNKFKHFAASLNSKSKTDAIDAKLLARFGVEREHRPWNPAELVIKRMRDFSRYRVQLQEQKTAITNILHSKDYAHGVPADIKKSSKKVIAVLEKEIAILSKEWRKW; this is encoded by the coding sequence ATGAAAGTACAATGCGTAGGAGTAGACATCGCCAAAAATGACTTCAAAGTGGCCTTTGCCACCAAAGGAGAAGATAACAAGCTGTCCTGTACCACGGCGAAGAAGTTCGACAATGCGAAGACAGGCTTCAACCAACTGGTGAGATGGGCAACCAGTGAGATGGACAAAAATGCACCATTGGTGTTCCTGATGGAGGCCACAGGAGTGTATCATGAAAAGCTGGCACATCACCTTCATCGTGCCGGCAAGCAGGTGCATGTAGTGCTGCCCAACAAATTCAAGCACTTCGCAGCAAGCCTGAATTCGAAGTCGAAGACCGATGCGATCGATGCCAAGTTGTTGGCCCGCTTCGGTGTGGAGCGAGAGCATCGGCCATGGAATCCGGCTGAACTCGTCATCAAGCGGATGCGCGATTTCAGTCGCTACCGGGTACAGCTACAAGAACAGAAGACGGCCATCACCAACATCCTTCATAGCAAGGATTATGCGCATGGTGTACCAGCGGATATCAAGAAGAGCAGCAAGAAGGTCATTGCCGTGCTGGAAAAGGAAATCGCGATACTCAGTAAGGAATGGAGAAAGTGGTGA
- the recF gene encoding DNA replication and repair protein RecF (All proteins in this family for which functions are known are DNA-binding proteins that assist the filamentation of RecA onto DNA for the initiation of recombination or recombinational repair.) gives MDVLLSRLSVLQFRNHREAGLELGKQVNCLIGPNGAGKTNLLDAVYYLSMCKSYFEPQDMHNVLHGEEWFMVKGTMETPSGDDELSCAVRKGQRKVFTRNRKEYERLADHVGRYPAVMITPYDGQLVLEGSEVRRRFLDGLIAQFDRAYLEHLMRYNRALAQRNLLLKQMNGPLSRSMAEPWDEQLITHGEAVHAVRKAFMADMAPLLVRHYAGITSGPEQVDLNYRSELGEARMAEVLDRQWQRDLMAQYTTGGVHKDDLLFAIDGRPLKRFGSQGQQKTFLIALKLAQFDLTADRSGTKPILLLDDIFDKIDPQRMRHLLKLLGDGRFGQVIITDTDAPRMHRALDGLDLDTRFFLLDHQGIVAQGPQQTMQKA, from the coding sequence ATGGACGTCCTGCTCAGTCGCCTTTCCGTGCTCCAGTTCCGCAATCACCGCGAGGCAGGCCTGGAACTGGGAAAGCAGGTGAATTGCCTCATCGGGCCCAATGGCGCGGGCAAGACGAACCTGCTTGACGCGGTGTACTACCTGTCCATGTGCAAGAGCTATTTCGAGCCGCAGGACATGCACAACGTGCTGCACGGGGAGGAGTGGTTCATGGTAAAGGGGACTATGGAGACCCCCTCCGGCGATGATGAACTTTCATGCGCGGTGCGCAAGGGCCAGCGAAAGGTCTTCACACGGAACCGCAAGGAGTATGAACGCCTGGCCGATCATGTGGGGCGCTATCCCGCTGTGATGATCACACCGTACGACGGCCAATTGGTGCTGGAAGGGAGCGAGGTGCGCCGCCGGTTCCTGGACGGCCTCATTGCCCAGTTCGACCGGGCCTATCTGGAGCACCTGATGCGCTACAATCGGGCGCTGGCACAGCGGAATTTGTTGTTGAAACAGATGAACGGCCCACTTTCCCGGAGCATGGCCGAGCCTTGGGACGAGCAACTGATCACCCATGGAGAAGCGGTACACGCAGTACGCAAAGCCTTCATGGCGGACATGGCACCTTTGCTCGTCCGGCACTACGCAGGCATTACGAGTGGCCCGGAGCAGGTGGATCTGAACTACCGCAGCGAACTGGGGGAGGCACGGATGGCCGAGGTGCTGGACCGGCAATGGCAGCGCGACCTCATGGCGCAATACACCACGGGCGGGGTCCACAAGGACGACCTGCTATTCGCCATCGACGGTCGGCCGTTGAAACGCTTTGGCAGCCAAGGCCAGCAAAAGACCTTCCTCATCGCGCTGAAGTTGGCCCAGTTCGACCTTACTGCGGATCGCTCCGGTACCAAGCCGATCCTTCTGCTGGACGACATCTTCGACAAGATCGATCCGCAGCGCATGCGCCACCTGCTAAAACTGTTGGGTGATGGACGCTTCGGCCAGGTCATCATCACCGATACGGACGCCCCCCGCATGCACCGCGCACTGGACGGCCTTGACCTTGACACCCGATTCTTCCTCCTGGACCATCAGGGCATTGTTGCCCAAGGCCCGCAACAGACCATGCAAAAGGCATGA
- a CDS encoding tetratricopeptide repeat protein — protein sequence MSKEVNEGKDLDIGEIYTKSELFLEKNKTPVTIAVVAVLVIVGGLLGYKKFVSEPRAKEAQDMIWKAQYYFEIDSLDLALNGDGNFLGFAQVADEYGSTTTGNLAKFYVAVINHQKGEYEAALQYYKDADLGDDVLRVMATGNQGDVLVELGKPVEAATQFMKAADMVKSDYTTPMFLMKAGIVYQQQNDWKNAAKCFGRIASDYPGSPDANTAKKYAARAKAMAG from the coding sequence ATGTCGAAGGAAGTAAACGAGGGCAAGGACCTGGATATCGGTGAGATCTACACCAAGAGCGAATTGTTCCTGGAGAAGAACAAGACCCCGGTCACCATTGCGGTGGTGGCCGTGCTAGTGATCGTCGGCGGCCTGTTGGGCTACAAGAAGTTCGTCTCGGAGCCACGTGCCAAGGAGGCCCAGGACATGATCTGGAAGGCCCAGTACTATTTCGAGATCGATTCGTTGGACCTCGCGCTCAATGGTGACGGGAATTTTCTCGGCTTCGCACAGGTGGCGGACGAATATGGTTCCACCACCACCGGCAACTTGGCCAAGTTCTACGTTGCGGTGATCAACCACCAGAAGGGCGAGTACGAAGCTGCGTTGCAGTATTACAAGGACGCAGACCTCGGCGACGACGTGCTTCGCGTGATGGCCACGGGCAACCAGGGCGATGTGCTGGTGGAACTCGGCAAGCCTGTTGAGGCTGCCACGCAGTTCATGAAGGCCGCCGACATGGTGAAGAGCGATTACACCACCCCGATGTTCCTGATGAAGGCCGGCATCGTGTACCAGCAGCAGAACGATTGGAAGAACGCGGCGAAGTGCTTCGGGCGCATCGCCTCCGACTACCCCGGCTCGCCGGACGCCAACACGGCGAAGAAGTATGCGGCCCGTGCCAAAGCCATGGCGGGTTAG
- a CDS encoding nucleoside-diphosphate kinase yields MASNRTFTMIKPEAMAAGHAGKILDMVLSRGFRLVSLKYTQLSEQEAGRFYEVHKERPFYGELVSYMASGPVLAAILEKDNAVKDFRDLIGATDPAEAAEGTLRKRFAESKAKNAVHGSDSDENAAIEGAFFFTGREQY; encoded by the coding sequence ATGGCAAGCAACAGAACGTTCACCATGATCAAGCCTGAAGCGATGGCCGCAGGGCACGCCGGCAAGATCCTGGACATGGTCCTTTCCCGCGGATTCCGCCTGGTCTCCCTGAAGTACACGCAACTTTCCGAGCAGGAAGCGGGCCGCTTTTATGAGGTCCACAAGGAGCGCCCCTTCTATGGAGAACTGGTGAGCTACATGGCGAGCGGCCCCGTTTTGGCCGCGATCCTGGAGAAGGACAACGCGGTAAAGGACTTCCGCGACCTGATCGGCGCCACCGACCCCGCCGAGGCCGCGGAAGGCACACTGCGAAAGCGCTTTGCCGAGAGCAAGGCGAAGAACGCGGTGCATGGCAGCGACAGTGATGAGAACGCCGCCATTGAAGGGGCCTTCTTCTTCACCGGTCGCGAGCAGTACTGA
- a CDS encoding carbonic anhydrase — MAENDHFYKRVFENNRKWIAEKKAVDKDYFTRLAEGQNPEILYIGCSDSRATAEELMGAGPGEVFVHRNIANIVGSADLNALSVINFAISALKVKHVVVCGHYGCGGVKAAMEAKDMGLLNPWLRHVRDAYRLHRVELDAIKDDEQRYRRLVELNVEEQCINVIKTAVLQKSYLRNKTPTVHAWVFDMRTGELVDLHFDFPGKLEEVRQIYDLGAEV; from the coding sequence ATGGCTGAGAACGATCATTTCTACAAGCGAGTTTTTGAAAACAACCGGAAATGGATCGCGGAGAAAAAGGCCGTCGACAAGGATTATTTCACCCGGTTGGCCGAGGGCCAGAACCCGGAGATCCTCTATATCGGTTGCAGCGATAGCCGCGCCACGGCGGAGGAACTCATGGGAGCAGGTCCGGGCGAGGTTTTCGTCCATCGCAACATCGCCAACATTGTGGGCAGTGCCGACCTGAACGCGCTGAGCGTGATCAATTTTGCCATCAGTGCGCTGAAGGTGAAGCATGTGGTGGTCTGCGGCCATTATGGTTGCGGAGGGGTAAAGGCGGCCATGGAGGCGAAAGACATGGGCCTGTTAAATCCGTGGCTCCGACACGTCCGGGACGCGTACCGCCTTCACCGGGTGGAGCTTGACGCCATCAAAGACGATGAACAACGCTATCGACGACTGGTGGAATTGAATGTAGAGGAGCAATGCATCAACGTGATCAAGACCGCAGTGCTTCAGAAGTCATACCTGCGCAACAAGACGCCCACGGTACATGCCTGGGTGTTCGACATGCGTACCGGTGAGCTGGTTGACCTGCACTTCGATTTCCCGGGAAAACTGGAGGAGGTCCGACAGATCTATGACCTAGGGGCGGAGGTTTGA
- the ffh gene encoding signal recognition particle protein, whose protein sequence is MFENLSDKLERAFKVLKGHGQITEINVAETMKEVRRALLDADVNFKTAKDFTDRVKTKALGQNVLTSVSPGQLLTKITNDELAALMGGKNAGINLGGNPTVILMSGLQGSGKTTFSGKLGNYIRKKGKRVLLTAADVYRPAAIDQLETLGKQLEIEVYSERENKDPVSIAKNAIAHAKQHGFTAVIIDTAGRLAIDEKMMDEIAAIKKAIDPQETLFVVDAMTGQDAVNTAKAFNDRLNIDGVVLTKLDGDTRGGAALTIRSVVDKPIKFIGTGEKMEALDEFHPDRMAGRILGMGDVVSLVERAQEQFDEQQARALQKKIAKDQFGFDDFLEQIQQIKKMGNMKDLMGMIPGVGKAMKNLDIPDDAFKGIEAIIRSMTPTERNTPSVINGSRRQRIAAGSGTNVAEVNKLMKQFDETRKMMKMMGDKSKMQAMMQRMQQAQGMRR, encoded by the coding sequence ATGTTCGAGAATTTAAGTGACAAGTTGGAGCGTGCCTTCAAAGTACTGAAGGGCCACGGGCAGATCACGGAGATCAATGTGGCCGAGACCATGAAGGAGGTGCGGCGCGCCTTATTGGACGCCGACGTGAATTTCAAGACCGCCAAGGACTTCACCGACCGTGTGAAGACCAAAGCGCTGGGGCAGAACGTGCTGACGTCCGTGAGCCCGGGGCAGCTCCTCACCAAGATCACCAACGACGAGCTGGCCGCGCTGATGGGCGGCAAGAACGCTGGCATCAACCTCGGTGGAAACCCCACAGTGATCTTGATGAGCGGCCTCCAAGGATCGGGGAAGACCACCTTCAGCGGAAAGCTCGGCAACTATATCCGAAAGAAGGGCAAGCGCGTATTGCTCACCGCAGCCGACGTGTATCGCCCGGCCGCTATTGACCAGTTGGAAACATTAGGCAAGCAGTTGGAGATCGAAGTGTACAGCGAGCGCGAGAACAAAGACCCTGTCAGCATTGCGAAGAACGCCATCGCGCACGCCAAGCAGCACGGTTTCACCGCCGTCATCATCGACACCGCCGGCCGGTTGGCCATCGATGAGAAGATGATGGACGAGATCGCCGCGATCAAGAAGGCGATCGATCCGCAGGAGACGCTCTTCGTGGTGGATGCCATGACGGGTCAGGACGCGGTGAACACGGCCAAAGCGTTCAATGACCGGTTGAATATCGACGGTGTGGTGCTGACGAAGCTCGACGGCGATACCCGCGGTGGTGCGGCACTCACCATTCGTAGCGTTGTGGACAAGCCGATCAAGTTCATCGGCACCGGCGAGAAGATGGAAGCGCTGGACGAGTTCCACCCGGACCGTATGGCGGGGCGCATCCTCGGCATGGGTGACGTGGTGTCGTTGGTGGAACGCGCACAGGAGCAGTTCGATGAGCAGCAGGCGCGGGCGCTGCAGAAGAAGATCGCCAAGGACCAGTTCGGCTTCGATGATTTCTTGGAGCAGATCCAGCAGATCAAAAAGATGGGCAACATGAAGGACCTCATGGGCATGATCCCCGGCGTGGGCAAGGCCATGAAGAATTTGGACATCCCCGACGACGCGTTCAAAGGCATCGAGGCCATCATCCGCAGCATGACGCCCACGGAGCGGAACACTCCGAGCGTGATCAACGGCAGCCGCCGCCAGCGCATTGCGGCAGGCAGCGGTACCAATGTGGCCGAGGTGAACAAGCTGATGAAGCAGTTCGACGAGACCCGCAAGATGATGAAGATGATGGGCGACAAGAGCAAAATGCAAGCGATGATGCAACGGATGCAACAGGCGCAAGGGATGCGGAGGTGA
- a CDS encoding 6,7-dimethyl-8-ribityllumazine synthase, which translates to MATTDLSNYDAAGVPRGTGLRLGLVVSAWNPEITGAMRDGAVETLLKHGVTLKDIHEELVPGSFELALGAQLLLEHRPLDGVICIGSVVRGETPHFDFVCQATAQGIMDVGLKTGRPAVFCVLTDDNIEQARARSGGKHGNKGVDAAVALLRMAALRRKLSA; encoded by the coding sequence ATGGCGACCACGGACCTGTCGAACTATGACGCTGCCGGTGTCCCTCGGGGCACCGGTCTGCGTTTGGGGCTGGTGGTGAGCGCTTGGAACCCGGAGATCACCGGGGCCATGCGCGACGGCGCGGTGGAGACCCTGCTCAAACACGGCGTCACCTTGAAGGATATTCATGAGGAACTCGTACCTGGCAGTTTTGAGCTGGCCTTGGGCGCACAGTTACTGCTGGAGCACCGTCCGCTGGACGGCGTGATCTGCATCGGCAGCGTGGTACGCGGCGAAACCCCTCACTTCGACTTCGTATGCCAGGCCACCGCCCAGGGCATCATGGACGTGGGTTTGAAGACCGGTCGCCCGGCGGTCTTCTGCGTGCTCACGGATGACAACATCGAGCAGGCCCGCGCACGAAGCGGCGGCAAACATGGCAACAAGGGCGTGGATGCCGCAGTGGCCCTGCTACGGATGGCGGCTTTGCGCCGGAAGCTTTCGGCGTAG
- a CDS encoding PIN domain-containing protein encodes MPTQRIFLDANILVTVLCNEYPRFTESARVLSLADDNRFEVYTSPLCLAIGAYFAEKKNGKQLAKKKIALLLEKLKITKVDGTSAKRTIANKKVHDFEDGLEYYSAVDAKCTCIVTYDKNDFHFSEMEVLGAREFLLKHAVKL; translated from the coding sequence ATGCCAACCCAACGCATCTTTCTTGACGCCAACATCCTCGTCACGGTGCTCTGCAACGAGTACCCGCGATTCACGGAATCTGCCCGTGTGCTGAGCTTGGCGGACGATAACCGCTTCGAGGTCTACACGTCGCCGCTTTGCCTCGCCATCGGAGCCTATTTCGCGGAGAAGAAGAACGGCAAGCAGTTGGCCAAGAAAAAGATCGCGTTGCTGTTGGAGAAGCTGAAGATCACCAAAGTGGACGGCACTTCGGCCAAGCGGACCATCGCGAACAAGAAGGTACATGACTTTGAGGACGGCCTTGAGTACTACTCGGCCGTTGATGCGAAGTGTACCTGCATCGTGACCTACGACAAGAACGATTTCCACTTCTCGGAAATGGAAGTGCTGGGTGCTCGCGAATTTCTGTTGAAGCATGCGGTGAAGCTTTGA